Proteins co-encoded in one Ignavibacteriales bacterium genomic window:
- a CDS encoding STAS domain-containing protein produces the protein MNFEVKRVGDTTIFKLNEKRLDSSLSGMVKGEFTILLHADDVKKLIIDLSEVESCDSSGLSALLLAYRVLSVNQGFIRIASPSKSVSTLIHISQLDRVLPICNNVREAQQELDNL, from the coding sequence ATGAACTTTGAAGTAAAAAGAGTTGGAGATACAACAATTTTCAAACTCAATGAAAAGCGTCTCGATTCCTCGCTTTCCGGAATGGTAAAAGGGGAATTTACAATTCTTCTTCATGCCGATGATGTAAAAAAGTTAATTATTGATCTTTCTGAAGTTGAAAGCTGCGACAGCTCCGGGCTTAGCGCACTGCTGCTTGCTTACAGAGTTCTAAGTGTAAATCAAGGATTTATTAGAATTGCTTCCCCTTCTAAAAGTGTATCTACTCTTATTCACATTTCTCAGCTTGATAGAGTACTTCCAATTTGCAATAATGTAAGAGAAGCTCAGCAAGAATTAGATAACCTTTAG